A genome region from Urocitellus parryii isolate mUroPar1 chromosome X, mUroPar1.hap1, whole genome shotgun sequence includes the following:
- the LOC113194473 gene encoding toll-like receptor 13, producing the protein MAEADCRFGVSHLQKQLLAAGLDFCTCRGGTSKSKWKDHSFKNQQHKCEGIFFPIVTLRPGANRMSSESLLPSQQLRLIFIGLCLLSLVESYGFRKCTQYELNIRHVFCIRKEITNLTDAIGDIPRYTTHLNLTQNQIQVLPPHSFANLSALVDLRLEWNLIWKIDKGAFKELGNLTFLNLVENKIESVNNSFEGLSNLETLLLSHNFITYIHKTAFVPLVKLKHLSLSRNHITNFSNILEAVQHLPCLEYLDLTNNNIISLDHNPRSLVSLTHLSLQGNKLKELNFSALSLPNLTTLDVSQNRHQVIQNVDLETLPQLRSLNLSGTLVKLEMLLAKYLQNLREMDLTKLDLRGGHLNLNTVCCLLKNLPTLEALVFQKNAMDAGDIKHLANCTRLLSLDLSQNNDLVHLNDNEFVAMPSLQSLHLNKCQLSFVSNKTWGSLQNLTALYLSHNKFKSFPDFAFSPLKGLQSLFLSKNPITELNHMAFHGLDLLKELNLAECWIVMIDSSSFVHLTNLESLDLRLNNIHTLKQRTFQFLKKLKVLILSRNRLEVIEENAFFGLTHLYYLDLAYNSLSGFHLKLFLGLENLEVLNLSYNRITYETTRTLQFPPFKNLKSLKQLNLEGQNHGIQVVPTNFFQGLNCLQELFLGKNSMIFLDHLQFDPLVNLTKLDISGTKAGDRSLYLNTSLFQKLKRLKMLRLENNNMESLTPGMFSGLESLQVFSLRFNNLKVINQSHLENLKSLMYFDLYGNKLQCNCDNMWFKNWSINTAVVHIPYLGSYPCHQPDTQSLLIDFDDAMCNFDLGKIYFFSSFSLVLTTMVFSWFSAKIISSLWYGLYIFRAWYLAKWHRTEKEFIYDAFVSFTATDEQWVYEELVPALEDGGQPKFKLCLHHRDFEPGMDIFENIQNAIDTSRKTLCVVSNHYLHSEWCRLEVQLASIKMFYEHEDVIILIFLEEIPNYKLSSYHRLRKLVNRQTFITWPDNVHERPLFWARIRNALGNRTVEKDNAQLIVAE; encoded by the coding sequence CAAAGTCAAAATGGAAAGACCATTCCTTCAAAAACCAGCAGCACAAATGTGAAGggatattttttcctattgtaaCTCTGAGGCCTGGGGCCAACAGAATGAGCTCAGAGAGCCTCCTCCCTTCTCAACAGCTTAGGCTCATTTTCATTGGGCTTTGTCTACTGTCTTTGGTAGAGTCATATGGGTTCCGCAAATGCACACAGTATGAATTAAACATTCGCCACGTGTTCTGCATTCGGAAGGAGATCACCAACTTGACAGATGCCATTGGTGACATCCCTAGATACACTACTCACCTCAATCTGACACAAAACCAAATTCAGGTCCTTCCTCCCCATAGCTTTGCTAATTTGTCTGCCCTGGTGGACTTGCGCCTGGAATGGAATTTAATTTGGAAGATTGATAAGGGTGCCTTTAAGGAACTTGGAAACCTGACCTTTCTGAATTTAGTAGAAAATAAGATTGAAAGTGTGAACAACTCCTTTGAGGGACTGTCCAACTTGGAGACTTTGCTCCTGagccataattttattacttatattcACAAAACTGCCTTTGTACCTCTTGTCAAATTGAAACATTTAAGCCTGTCTCGAAACCATATCACCAATTTTTCCAATATTCTTGAAGCAGTCCAGCATCTTCCATGCCTGGAATACCTTGACCTTACTAATAACAATATCATATCCTTGGACCATAACCCAAGGTCATTGGTCTCCCTGACCCATCTCAGCCTTCAGGGAAACAAACTAAAGGAATTAAATTTCTCTGCTTTGTCACTGCCTAATCTGACGACTCTGGATGTCTCTCAGAATAGACACCAAGTCATCCAGAATGTGGATCTGGAAACTCTACCCCAACTGAGGAGCTTGAATCTGAGTGGAACACTGGTGAAACTGGAGATGCTTCTAGCCAAGTACCTGCAGAATCTAAGAGAAATGGACCTCACTAAGCTGGACCTTAGAGGTGGTCACTTAAACTTGAATACAGTATGTTGCCTCCTGAAAAACTTACCCACACTAGAAGCATTAGTTTTTCAGAAAAATGCCATGGATGCAGGGGACATAAAGCATCTTGCCAATTGCACCAGGCTTTTGTCCCTTGACCTGAGCCAAAACAATGATCTGGTTCATCTCAATGACAATGAATTTGTTGCTATGCCCAGCCTCCAAAGTCTGCATCTAAACAAGTGCCAGCTTTCCTTCGTCAGCAACAAGACTTGGGGTTCCCTCCAGAACTTGACAGCCCTATACCTGAGCCATAACAAGTTTAAAAGCTTTCCGGATTTTGCATTTTCACCTCTGAAAGGCCTAcagtctctgtttctctctaaAAACCCCATCACAGAACTCAATCATATGGCCTTCCATGGGCTAGATTTGTTGAAGGAGCTCAACTTAGCTGAGTGCTGGATAGTAATGATTGACAGTTCATCCTTTGTTCACTTGACAAATTTAGAGAGCTTAGATCTTAGACTCAACAATATTCATACTCTGAAGCAGAGAACCTTTCAATTTCTGAAAAAGCTCAAAGTTCTGATTCTCTCCAGGAACCGCCTAGAAGTTATAGAGGAGAATGCATTTTTTGGTCTCACTCACCTATATTATCTTGATCTGGCATACAATAGCTTGTCAggttttcatttaaaacttttcttgGGCCTTGAAAATTTAGAAGTGTTGAATCTCAGTTATAATAGGATTACATATGAAACCACTAGGACCTTGCAATTTCCTCCATTCAAGAACCTCAAGTCTTTGAAACAACTCAACCTTGAAGGACAAAATCATGGGATTCAGGTTGTTCCAACCAACTTCTTCCAAGGGCTGAATTGCTTGCAGGAACTATTCCTAGGAAAAAATTCCATGATATTCCTGGATCACCTCCAATTTGACCCCCTGGTTAATCTCACAAAATTGGATATCTCCGGAACAAAAGCTGGGGACCGAAGTCTCTATTTAAATACTTCCTTATTCCAAAAACTCAAAAGACTGAAGATGCTGCGCCTTGAAAACAACAACATGGAGTCACTGACTCCTGGCATGTTCTCTGGCTTAGAAAGCCTTCAGGTCTTCTCTTTAAGATTCAACAATCTGAAAGTCATTAATCAAAGTCATTTGGAGAATCTGAAGTCTTTGATGTACTTTGATCTCTATGGGAACAAACTTCAGTGCAACTGTGACAATATGTGGTTCAAAAACTGGTCAATAAACACAGCAGTTGTCCATATCCCCTATCTCGGGAGCTACCCCTGTCATCAGCCAGATACCCAGAGTTTGTTGATAGATTTTGATGATGCCATGTGTAATTTTGACCTTGGAAAGATctacttcttctcttccttcagcCTGGTCCTCACAACCATGGTCTTCTCTTGGTTCAGTGCCAAGATTATTTCATCTCTATGGTATGGGCTCTACATATTTCGAGCCTGGTACCTAGCTAAATGGCACAGGACAGAGAAGGAATTCATCTATGATGCCTTTGTCTCTTTCACTGCCACTGATGAGCAGTGGGTATATGAAGAGCTTGTTCCAGCCCTAGAAGATGGTGGCCAGCCCAAATTTAAGCTCTGTCTTCACCACCGGGACTTTGAACCAGGTATGGACATCTTTGAAAACATCCAGAATGCCATTGATACCAGCCGGAAGACTTTGTGTGTGGTCAGTAACCACTACCTCCACAGTGAATGGTGTCGGCTTGAAGTACAACTGGCCAGTATCAAGATGTTCTATGAGCATGAGGATGTTATTATCTTGATCTTCTTGGAAGAGATCCCAAACTATAAGTTATCCAGCTACCACCGACTCAGGAAACTTGTGAACAGACAGACGTTTATTACTTGGCCAGACAATGTTCATGAGAGGCCACTCTTCTGGGCTCGTATTAGAAATGCCTTGGGCAACAGAactgtggagaaagacaatgcaCAGCTAATAGTGGCTGAGTGA